A window of the Acidimicrobiales bacterium genome harbors these coding sequences:
- a CDS encoding AMP-binding protein, translating into MTTTSFDERRQALEARFPTWTPMTLGSFLATAAAEFGDRPLVITDESTTTYAEVDAWATRLADGLASIGVRPGDRVGIIMANYLEFIPLKFAVARVGAVAIPFNYLYQRDELAYVLGQSECNVLVTMTGFGGLDQLAMLDEIAPGWEQSGGGDVLPHLRQIVQFSTDGRVRDAVMTIADLDAAGAASPGGADDSGVSPDDNGDILYTSGTTGSPKGVMVTHDAMQRTAYSSALTRAFEDGRRVLFSLPCYHMFGYVEGLLAAMYVGGAIIPRTAFSPADYLASIERHRASDILAVPTMSVALVEHPDRSTRDLSSCRAILSGAAPAPVWLWEKMQADLGIDEITTGYGMTECGGAMTLTLPEDSMTTHSTTVGRTKLAGVAGLDTDDHPICVYKTIDPMTGEDLAPGEEGELASSGPTHMLGYWKKPEETAESLRDGWVCSGDLGRVDERGYLQLTGRSKELYKSGGELVMPKEIEELLTQQPGVSQAYAIGVPDDRWGEVGCVYVVPEEGAELDSEALIEVCRANLARFKRPRHILFITPAALPTTPTGKVQKYKLVPMAVEALSS; encoded by the coding sequence ATGACCACTACCTCATTCGACGAACGACGCCAGGCGCTCGAAGCCCGTTTCCCGACCTGGACGCCGATGACCCTCGGTTCGTTCCTGGCCACCGCGGCCGCCGAGTTCGGTGACCGACCGCTGGTGATCACCGACGAGTCCACCACCACCTACGCCGAGGTCGACGCCTGGGCCACTCGGCTGGCTGACGGTCTGGCCTCGATCGGTGTCCGCCCCGGCGATCGGGTCGGGATCATCATGGCCAACTACCTCGAGTTCATCCCACTCAAGTTCGCCGTGGCCCGGGTCGGGGCCGTCGCCATCCCCTTCAACTACCTCTACCAGCGAGACGAGTTGGCCTACGTGCTCGGTCAATCCGAGTGCAATGTCCTCGTCACGATGACCGGCTTCGGTGGCCTCGATCAGCTGGCCATGCTCGACGAGATCGCCCCCGGCTGGGAGCAGTCCGGCGGTGGTGACGTCCTCCCCCACCTCCGCCAGATCGTGCAGTTCTCGACCGACGGCCGCGTCCGCGACGCGGTCATGACCATTGCCGATCTCGATGCTGCCGGCGCGGCATCACCCGGCGGCGCCGACGATTCCGGCGTGTCACCCGACGACAACGGCGACATTCTCTACACGTCGGGCACCACCGGTTCTCCCAAGGGTGTGATGGTGACCCACGATGCGATGCAGCGCACGGCGTACTCCTCGGCCCTCACGCGTGCGTTCGAGGACGGTCGCCGAGTCCTGTTCTCGCTGCCCTGCTATCACATGTTCGGCTACGTCGAAGGCCTGCTCGCCGCCATGTACGTCGGCGGCGCGATCATCCCGCGTACCGCCTTCTCTCCCGCCGACTACCTGGCCAGCATCGAGCGGCACCGGGCATCCGACATCCTGGCGGTCCCGACGATGTCGGTCGCCCTGGTCGAACACCCCGATCGTTCGACCCGCGACCTGTCATCGTGCCGGGCGATCCTGTCGGGAGCGGCGCCGGCGCCGGTCTGGTTGTGGGAGAAGATGCAGGCCGACCTCGGCATCGACGAGATCACCACCGGCTACGGGATGACCGAGTGCGGCGGGGCGATGACCCTGACCTTGCCCGAGGATTCGATGACCACGCACTCCACCACGGTCGGCCGAACCAAGCTGGCCGGTGTGGCCGGGCTCGACACCGACGACCACCCGATCTGCGTCTACAAGACCATCGACCCGATGACCGGCGAGGATCTTGCGCCCGGCGAGGAGGGCGAGCTCGCTTCGAGTGGTCCGACCCACATGCTGGGGTATTGGAAGAAGCCGGAGGAAACCGCCGAGTCGCTTCGAGATGGCTGGGTCTGCTCGGGCGACCTCGGGCGGGTCGACGAACGGGGCTACCTCCAGCTCACCGGGCGCAGCAAGGAGCTCTACAAGAGTGGCGGCGAACTCGTCATGCCCAAGGAGATCGAGGAGCTGCTGACCCAGCAACCGGGGGTGAGTCAGGCGTATGCGATCGGTGTCCCCGATGACCGCTGGGGTGAGGTGGGTTGCGTCTACGTCGTTCCCGAGGAAGGGGCCGAGCTCGACAGCGAGGCCTTGATCGAGGTCTGCCGAGCAAACCTCGCCCGCTTCAAGCGGCCGCGCCACATCCTCTTCATCACCCCTGCGGCATTGCCGACCACGCCGACAGGCAAGGTGCAGAAGTACAAGCTCGTGCCGATGGCCGTGGAGGCGTTGTCGAGCTGA